In the genome of Hymenobacter cellulosivorans, one region contains:
- a CDS encoding DUF4136 domain-containing protein, whose translation MKTLLILLLLSVVACSPVRVESTSQKSGVDFTAYKTYNFMDVTARNEAAFSGGSGLSIDHLKQAVAREMERRGYQRADSPDLWVNIGVMSEQKMQTRETTVRDAPRYIGQRRYHWESEQIPVREYTEGTATVDVVDAARNERIWQGVAASAIGKDAEKLAQRINEGITAMFAEYPVQPQ comes from the coding sequence ATGAAAACGCTTCTTATTCTTTTGCTGCTCAGTGTAGTGGCGTGTTCCCCGGTGCGGGTCGAGTCGACCAGCCAGAAGTCGGGCGTAGACTTTACGGCCTACAAAACCTACAATTTTATGGATGTGACGGCCCGCAATGAAGCGGCCTTCAGCGGTGGTAGCGGCCTGAGCATCGACCACCTCAAGCAGGCTGTAGCGCGCGAAATGGAGCGCCGTGGCTACCAGCGCGCCGATTCCCCCGACCTGTGGGTAAACATCGGGGTGATGAGTGAGCAGAAGATGCAAACCCGGGAAACTACCGTTCGGGATGCGCCCCGCTACATCGGGCAGCGCCGCTACCACTGGGAAAGTGAGCAGATACCCGTCCGGGAGTACACCGAAGGCACGGCGACGGTCGACGTCGTGGATGCGGCCCGCAACGAGCGAATCTGGCAGGGAGTGGCCGCCAGCGCCATTGGCAAGGATGCCGAAAAACTGGCGCAGCGCATCAATGAAGGAATTACGGCCATGTTTGCCGAATACCCCGTGCAGCCCCAGTAA
- a CDS encoding DUF885 domain-containing protein produces MKKIILGFLGAVLLVVAALAINTIWFKPVFIRLFYEKVFAQVAFDSPELLSSLRLVEGLGIQGHNRKLNDASEAEATRVQERLRTDLATLHRYDTTGMRGQDRLNYQVLDWFMTNAAAASSFRYHNYPVNQLFGVQNDFPAFMANVHQVHNRRDAEYYNERLAAVGRKFGQVLEGLRVREQRGVVPPTFVIDKVLAEMQALVAQEPEQNILYTSLAEKLKKADGVDATAQAELLAEAKRQIKTSVYPAYQQLITYFTGLRPRSTNDAGVWKFPNGAAYYAHCLRSSTTTNLSAAQIHALGLREVARITAEMQKILRAQQVPGADSVGPTLARLGEEPRFLYADSDSGRAQILADYRRILTEVDKGLDNAFRIRPKASLEVRRVPVFKEKTSAGAYYERGALDGSRPGVFYASLYDVKATPKFGMHTLAYHEGIPGHHFQIGIQQELQGLPTFRKLVPFTAYTEGWALYAERVASELGFEQDPYDNLGRLRAELFRAARLVVDTGLHDQRWTREQAIKYMRQTTGMAESDVVAEVERYIVMPGQACAYKIGMLKILELRELAKEQLGPRFDLRDFHDVVLQNGALPLEILEQVVQDYIRSKKAA; encoded by the coding sequence ATGAAGAAAATTATACTGGGCTTCCTGGGGGCCGTGCTACTGGTCGTGGCCGCGCTAGCCATTAATACCATCTGGTTTAAGCCTGTGTTTATCCGGCTGTTTTATGAAAAAGTGTTTGCCCAGGTCGCCTTCGACTCCCCCGAGCTGCTTTCTAGCCTGCGCCTAGTGGAAGGACTGGGAATTCAGGGTCACAACCGCAAGCTCAACGACGCCTCCGAGGCCGAGGCGACCCGCGTCCAGGAACGGCTGCGCACCGACTTGGCCACCCTGCACCGCTACGACACCACTGGCATGCGCGGCCAGGACCGGCTCAACTACCAAGTACTCGACTGGTTTATGACCAACGCGGCGGCGGCCTCGTCCTTCCGCTACCACAATTACCCGGTCAATCAGCTGTTTGGGGTGCAAAACGATTTTCCCGCTTTCATGGCCAACGTGCACCAGGTGCACAACCGCCGCGACGCGGAATACTACAACGAGCGGCTGGCGGCCGTGGGCCGTAAGTTTGGGCAGGTGCTCGAAGGCCTCCGGGTGCGGGAGCAGCGCGGCGTGGTGCCGCCCACTTTCGTTATCGACAAAGTACTGGCCGAAATGCAGGCCCTGGTGGCGCAAGAGCCCGAGCAGAACATTCTGTACACGTCGTTGGCCGAAAAGCTCAAAAAGGCCGACGGCGTCGATGCCACAGCCCAGGCCGAATTGCTGGCCGAGGCCAAGCGCCAGATCAAAACCTCGGTGTATCCGGCCTACCAGCAGCTGATTACCTACTTTACCGGGCTGCGCCCGCGCTCCACGAACGACGCGGGCGTGTGGAAATTCCCCAACGGGGCCGCTTACTACGCCCACTGCCTGCGCTCCAGTACTACCACCAACCTGAGTGCCGCCCAGATTCACGCCCTGGGGTTGCGCGAGGTGGCCCGCATTACGGCCGAAATGCAGAAGATTCTGCGGGCTCAGCAGGTGCCCGGCGCCGACAGCGTGGGCCCCACCCTGGCCCGCCTCGGCGAGGAGCCCCGCTTCCTGTACGCCGACTCCGACAGCGGCCGGGCCCAGATTCTGGCTGACTACCGCCGCATTCTGACCGAAGTCGACAAGGGCCTGGATAACGCCTTCCGCATCCGGCCCAAGGCCTCGCTGGAAGTGCGCCGGGTGCCGGTGTTCAAGGAGAAAACTTCGGCCGGCGCCTACTACGAGCGGGGCGCCCTCGACGGTTCCCGACCCGGCGTGTTCTATGCCAGTCTCTACGACGTAAAGGCCACGCCCAAGTTTGGCATGCACACGCTGGCCTACCACGAAGGAATTCCGGGCCACCACTTTCAGATTGGCATTCAGCAGGAGCTCCAGGGCTTGCCTACCTTTCGGAAGCTGGTGCCCTTTACGGCCTACACCGAAGGCTGGGCCCTGTACGCCGAGCGGGTAGCCTCGGAGCTGGGCTTTGAGCAGGACCCCTACGACAACCTGGGCCGCCTGCGCGCCGAGCTCTTCCGGGCCGCCCGTCTCGTAGTGGACACGGGCCTGCACGACCAGCGCTGGACCCGGGAGCAGGCCATCAAGTACATGCGCCAGACCACGGGCATGGCCGAGTCGGATGTGGTGGCCGAAGTGGAGCGCTACATCGTGATGCCCGGGCAGGCCTGCGCTTACAAGATTGGCATGCTCAAGATTCTGGAGCTGCGCGAACTGGCCAAAGAGCAGCTCGGCCCCCGCTTCGACCTGCGCGACTTCCACGACGTGGTGCTGCAAAACGGGGCCCTGCCGTTGGAAATCCTTGAACAGGTGGTGCAGGACTACATTCGCAGCAAAAAAGCGGCTTAG
- a CDS encoding PAS domain-containing protein has product MPAPTPAVDYQKLFRSLPENLMLMTPDVTIIDNTDGHEQVSLKKREEIIGRDFFDAFPSVDQNQGDIIFQSQDHVRRFREPHAMPVIRYDLAVPAERGGGFEELYWQATHYPILDESGELLYILQRTQNVTEQYRAEQLRLAAQKELAEAQDRTRFILESLPVLIWTATPDGLRDFFNQRWLTFTGKESAEALGEQWLDSVHPEDRPTVARTWHESVIKGTVYQVEYRLRRHDGQYRWVLVRATPRRNAEGNITMWVGCGTDIHDQKQLVQELLEANEQQSALSDQAYQAYQLAQSQKETFHNLFEQAPALICILRGPEHLFEFVNPRYQELFRGRQLVGKTVVEALPEVVEQGFVDLLNNVYTTGETFYGDEISIMVEGPEGTAARQLFLNFTYQQFSEHGQKAGITVFAYDVTDLVQARKSIERSEGGATHAS; this is encoded by the coding sequence ATGCCTGCCCCTACCCCCGCTGTCGACTACCAAAAGCTGTTCCGGTCGTTGCCCGAAAACCTGATGCTGATGACGCCCGACGTCACCATCATCGACAATACCGACGGCCACGAGCAGGTGTCGCTCAAAAAGCGGGAGGAGATTATCGGGCGCGACTTCTTTGACGCCTTTCCGTCGGTCGACCAGAACCAGGGCGACATTATCTTTCAGTCGCAGGACCACGTGCGCCGTTTCCGCGAGCCGCATGCCATGCCCGTGATTCGCTACGATCTGGCGGTACCGGCCGAGCGCGGCGGCGGCTTTGAGGAACTATACTGGCAGGCCACGCACTACCCGATTCTGGACGAGAGCGGGGAGCTGCTCTACATTCTGCAGCGCACCCAAAACGTAACCGAGCAGTACCGGGCCGAGCAGCTGCGGCTGGCGGCCCAGAAAGAGCTGGCCGAAGCTCAGGACCGCACCCGCTTTATCCTGGAGTCCTTGCCGGTGCTGATCTGGACGGCAACCCCTGATGGCCTGCGCGACTTTTTCAACCAGCGCTGGCTCACGTTTACAGGCAAGGAGAGCGCCGAAGCCCTGGGCGAGCAGTGGCTCGACTCGGTGCACCCCGAGGACCGTCCCACCGTGGCCCGTACCTGGCACGAGTCGGTTATCAAGGGTACCGTGTACCAGGTGGAATACCGCCTGCGCCGCCACGACGGACAGTACCGCTGGGTGCTGGTGCGGGCCACGCCCCGCCGCAACGCCGAAGGCAACATCACTATGTGGGTGGGCTGCGGCACCGACATTCACGACCAGAAACAGCTGGTGCAGGAGCTCCTGGAGGCCAATGAGCAGCAGTCGGCGCTGTCAGACCAGGCGTACCAGGCATATCAGCTGGCCCAGAGCCAGAAGGAAACGTTCCACAACCTGTTTGAGCAGGCTCCGGCGCTAATCTGCATCCTGCGTGGCCCCGAGCACCTGTTCGAGTTTGTAAATCCGCGCTATCAGGAGCTGTTCCGGGGTCGGCAGCTGGTGGGCAAAACCGTGGTGGAGGCCCTGCCAGAGGTAGTAGAGCAAGGTTTCGTAGACCTGCTCAACAACGTATATACTACCGGCGAAACTTTCTATGGCGACGAAATTTCCATCATGGTAGAAGGCCCCGAGGGCACCGCGGCCCGGCAGCTGTTCCTGAACTTTACCTACCAGCAGTTCTCCGAGCACGGCCAAAAAGCCGGCATCACCGTGTTTGCCTACGACGTTACCGACCTGGTGCAGGCCCGCAAGTCGATTGAAAGAAGTGAGGGGGGTGCGACGCATGCTTCCTAA
- a CDS encoding tetratricopeptide repeat-containing sensor histidine kinase, producing the protein MLSCFRSLRTLCLFFFLCAASSHSALGQSPALDSLRRLVRQPQPDTSRVLLFCAISDQYWVQRTDSAEAYAHRALALARRARYVHGEGEALNRLGAALRERNLARALELFQASLRLAETHHDLRLQAQNLRSIGIIYVYLRDRQQGLSYYFQALRIGEKLRDERRMVIELSNIGLAYDLYNQLDSASYYQEQAYALARRLHSSTNYILYGLGQVARKQGRWAQARDYYQRSIVESAALGHQRSSNFAYVGLATLYQQQGRLDSSIYYARLGCQAAQRNGFLRGVLNASTLLTQDFKTRGSADSALKYQTLLLAMKDTLFGQEKVMRLQNINYQARQREQKAAAEQTALKAHYRTYGLVGLLVGLLVLVALLVRHYRVQQRANAALQASLAELKTAQFQLVQREKMAFLGELTAGVAHELQNPLSFVKKFAEVSTDLVDEINGAQRLARDGKLEREILDGLKQNIMNISTHGQRATAIIKGMLEHARTGSAPREATDLNQLIEEQLLLAYQSAQHQHPGFAATLTRQLDPALPPVAVVAPDLGRVLLNLCTNALYAVRQRQQQLPVGQYQPAVTVSSRQLAGSVEICVSDNGTGISAEVRAKIFQPFFTTKPVGEGTGLGLSLSHDIISTGHGGTLAVESEEGRGTTFRITLPVRA; encoded by the coding sequence ATGCTTTCTTGCTTCCGCAGCCTGCGGACCCTTTGCCTCTTTTTCTTCTTGTGTGCGGCGAGCAGCCATTCGGCCCTGGGCCAAAGCCCGGCCCTGGACAGCCTGCGCCGCTTAGTCCGGCAGCCCCAGCCCGATACGAGCCGGGTGCTGCTGTTCTGTGCCATCAGTGACCAATATTGGGTGCAGCGCACCGATTCGGCTGAGGCGTATGCCCACCGGGCCCTGGCCCTGGCCCGCCGCGCCCGCTACGTACACGGGGAAGGCGAGGCGCTGAACCGCCTGGGCGCTGCCCTGCGCGAACGAAACCTGGCCCGGGCTCTGGAGTTGTTTCAGGCTTCGCTGCGCCTGGCCGAAACCCACCACGACCTGCGCCTGCAGGCCCAGAACCTGCGCAGTATCGGCATTATCTACGTGTATCTGCGCGACCGGCAGCAGGGTCTCTCGTACTATTTCCAGGCCTTGCGTATTGGAGAAAAGCTCCGCGACGAGCGGCGCATGGTCATCGAACTCAGCAACATTGGCCTGGCCTACGACCTGTATAATCAGCTCGACTCGGCCAGCTACTATCAGGAGCAAGCTTACGCCCTGGCCCGGCGCCTGCACTCGTCCACCAACTACATCCTCTACGGCCTGGGCCAAGTGGCGCGCAAGCAGGGCCGGTGGGCCCAGGCCCGCGACTATTACCAGCGCAGCATTGTAGAGTCGGCGGCCCTGGGGCACCAGCGCAGCAGCAACTTTGCCTACGTGGGGCTGGCCACGCTCTATCAGCAGCAGGGCCGCCTCGATTCCAGCATTTACTACGCCCGTCTGGGCTGCCAGGCGGCCCAGCGCAACGGCTTTCTGCGGGGTGTGCTCAATGCCAGTACCCTGCTGACCCAGGACTTCAAAACCCGCGGTTCGGCCGACAGTGCGCTAAAATACCAGACCTTGCTGCTGGCCATGAAAGACACGCTCTTCGGGCAGGAGAAGGTGATGCGCCTGCAAAATATCAACTACCAGGCCCGGCAACGGGAACAGAAGGCTGCCGCCGAACAGACTGCCCTTAAAGCTCACTACCGCACCTATGGGTTGGTGGGGCTGCTGGTGGGGCTGTTGGTGCTGGTGGCCCTGCTGGTGCGGCACTACCGGGTGCAGCAACGGGCCAACGCGGCGCTGCAGGCGTCGTTGGCGGAGCTCAAAACCGCGCAGTTTCAGCTGGTGCAGCGCGAAAAAATGGCTTTTCTGGGCGAGCTGACGGCCGGGGTGGCCCACGAGCTCCAGAATCCGCTGAGCTTCGTCAAGAAGTTTGCCGAGGTCAGTACCGATTTGGTAGACGAAATCAACGGGGCCCAGCGCCTGGCCCGCGACGGGAAGCTGGAGCGCGAAATTCTGGATGGGCTCAAGCAGAACATCATGAACATCAGCACCCATGGGCAGCGGGCCACGGCTATCATTAAGGGCATGCTGGAACACGCCCGCACCGGCAGCGCCCCACGCGAGGCCACCGACCTGAATCAGCTCATCGAGGAACAGCTGCTGTTGGCTTACCAGTCGGCCCAACACCAGCACCCCGGCTTTGCGGCCACGCTCACCCGGCAGCTCGACCCAGCTTTGCCCCCCGTGGCCGTAGTAGCTCCCGATTTGGGCCGGGTGCTGCTTAATCTGTGCACCAATGCCCTTTACGCCGTGCGTCAGCGCCAGCAGCAGCTGCCCGTCGGCCAGTACCAGCCCGCCGTGACCGTGAGCAGCCGCCAGCTGGCCGGAAGCGTGGAAATCTGCGTCAGCGACAATGGGACGGGGATTTCCGCTGAGGTACGGGCCAAGATTTTTCAGCCGTTTTTCACGACCAAGCCCGTGGGCGAAGGCACTGGCCTGGGCTTGTCGTTGAGTCATGATATTATCAGCACGGGCCACGGCGGCACGCTGGCCGTGGAGTCAGAAGAGGGCCGGGGCACCACATTCCGCATCACCTTACCGGTACGAGCATAG
- a CDS encoding GNAT family N-acetyltransferase produces MIRLEQFTQADFKQLIEWITDEELLMNWSGSLFSFPLTEESLAWYIEDTNDPHTSDAFVYKAVDTETNEVVGHISLGGISRKNRSGRISRVLVGNTGQRGRGVCQEMIRAVLKVGFEQLGLHRIALGVYDFNQGAIGCYTKAGMVLEGTSRDSLYFNGSYWSLTEMSMLEAEWEQRFGQRKAVPAQVTT; encoded by the coding sequence ATGATTAGACTGGAACAGTTCACCCAAGCCGATTTCAAACAGCTAATTGAGTGGATTACCGACGAGGAATTGTTGATGAATTGGTCCGGGTCGCTGTTCTCATTTCCTTTGACTGAGGAAAGCCTGGCCTGGTACATCGAGGATACCAACGACCCGCACACTTCCGACGCCTTCGTCTATAAGGCCGTTGATACCGAAACCAACGAGGTGGTGGGGCATATTTCCCTGGGCGGTATCAGCCGCAAAAACCGTTCGGGCCGCATCAGCCGGGTGCTGGTCGGCAACACCGGGCAGCGGGGGCGCGGCGTGTGCCAGGAGATGATACGGGCGGTGCTCAAAGTTGGCTTCGAGCAGCTCGGCCTGCACCGCATTGCCCTGGGCGTGTACGATTTCAACCAGGGCGCCATCGGCTGCTACACCAAGGCCGGCATGGTACTCGAGGGCACTTCCCGCGACAGTCTCTACTTCAACGGCTCGTACTGGAGCCTAACGGAAATGAGCATGCTGGAAGCCGAATGGGAGCAGCGCTTCGGCCAGCGCAAGGCCGTGCCGGCTCAGGTTACGACCTAA
- a CDS encoding glycoside hydrolase family 43 protein: MPAHPPKNLASLVLLASCTLLGACQSETAKTDAASTEAAPTAAAQPDSAGKKYLAQPLVKDIYTADPSAHVFNGRIYIYPSHDIETGMPENDNGDHFAMRDYHILSMDSIGGKVTDHGVALDIKDIPWAGRQLWAPDAAFKDGTYYLYFPVKDKQDIFRIGVATSKSPTGPFKAEPKPMENSLSIDPAVFTDTDGQTYMYMGGIWGGQLQRWRTGKYDGSKPKEQEPAASEPSVGPRVARLGADMKQFAEPVREVKILDKEGKVLLSGDNNRRFFEGAWMHKYQDKYYLTYSTGDTHFLAYATGTSPYGPFTYQGTFMNPVQGWTTHHSIVEVKGKWYIFYHDTQLSDKTWLRNVKVTELKRGTDGSIALLNP; encoded by the coding sequence ATGCCTGCCCACCCCCCGAAAAACCTGGCTTCCCTAGTCCTGCTAGCTTCCTGCACCTTGCTGGGTGCCTGCCAGAGCGAAACAGCCAAAACCGACGCCGCCAGCACCGAAGCAGCCCCCACGGCTGCCGCCCAGCCCGATTCCGCAGGCAAAAAGTACCTGGCCCAGCCCTTAGTAAAAGACATCTATACGGCTGACCCCTCGGCCCACGTTTTCAACGGCCGGATCTACATCTACCCGTCGCACGACATTGAAACCGGCATGCCGGAGAATGACAACGGTGACCATTTCGCCATGCGCGACTACCACATTCTGTCCATGGACAGCATTGGCGGTAAAGTCACCGACCACGGCGTAGCCCTCGATATCAAAGACATTCCCTGGGCCGGCCGTCAGCTCTGGGCCCCGGATGCCGCCTTCAAAGACGGTACGTATTATTTGTACTTCCCCGTGAAGGACAAGCAGGATATCTTCCGCATCGGGGTGGCCACCAGCAAGTCGCCCACGGGCCCGTTTAAGGCCGAGCCCAAGCCCATGGAAAACAGCCTGAGCATCGACCCAGCCGTATTCACCGACACCGATGGGCAAACCTACATGTACATGGGCGGCATCTGGGGCGGTCAGCTGCAGCGCTGGCGCACCGGCAAATACGACGGCAGCAAGCCCAAAGAGCAGGAGCCAGCCGCCAGTGAGCCTTCCGTGGGCCCGCGCGTAGCCCGCCTCGGCGCCGATATGAAGCAGTTTGCCGAGCCCGTGCGCGAAGTCAAAATTCTGGACAAGGAAGGCAAGGTGCTGCTTTCGGGCGACAACAACCGCCGCTTTTTCGAAGGCGCCTGGATGCACAAGTACCAGGACAAGTACTACCTCACGTATTCCACCGGCGACACGCACTTCCTGGCCTACGCCACGGGCACTTCGCCCTATGGCCCCTTCACCTACCAGGGTACCTTCATGAATCCCGTGCAAGGCTGGACCACCCACCACTCCATCGTGGAAGTAAAGGGTAAGTGGTACATTTTCTACCACGACACCCAGCTCTCGGACAAAACCTGGCTGCGCAACGTGAAAGTCACCGAACTCAAGCGCGGCACCGACGGCAGCATAGCCTTGCTTAACCCGTAA
- a CDS encoding GNAT family N-acetyltransferase, producing MTLTWTSKPFADLTLPELYAVLQLRTEVFIVEQNCPFQDIDGQDQVAYHLLGYTPEGQLAAYARLFDAGQCYAQVSIGRVVVAPAFRRYGLGQELMRQAIAHCAQLFGPQPIKIGAQQYLTKFYQGFGFEQRGEMYLEDGIPHIYMERA from the coding sequence ATGACCCTGACCTGGACCAGCAAACCATTCGCCGACCTAACCCTGCCCGAGCTCTACGCCGTGCTGCAGCTGCGCACCGAGGTTTTTATTGTGGAGCAAAACTGTCCGTTTCAGGATATCGACGGTCAGGACCAGGTGGCTTACCACCTGCTGGGTTACACGCCCGAGGGCCAGCTGGCCGCCTACGCCCGCCTCTTCGACGCGGGCCAGTGCTACGCGCAGGTCAGCATCGGGCGGGTGGTGGTGGCGCCGGCCTTCCGGCGCTACGGCCTGGGCCAGGAGCTGATGCGCCAGGCCATTGCGCACTGCGCACAGCTGTTTGGTCCCCAGCCCATTAAAATCGGGGCCCAGCAGTACCTGACTAAGTTTTACCAGGGCTTCGGCTTCGAGCAGCGCGGGGAAATGTACCTGGAAGACGGCATTCCGCACATTTATATGGAGCGGGCCTAA
- a CDS encoding aldo/keto reductase — MDYVRLGASGLTVSRICLGTMTYGRPTDRWPWALDEEQSRPFIQKALELGINFFDTADVYSNGASEEVVGRALRDFARRDEVVLATKVYNPMGPGPNQKGLSRKHIMSAIDASLQRLGTDYVDLYQIHRWDYDTPIEETLEALHDVVKAGKARYIGASSMFAWQFAQALYLADKHNWTRFISMQPHYNLVYREEEREMLPLCQDQNIGVIPWSPLARGLLTGGRSKERNETERARTDAFGKSLYGRDDDFTVADRVTEIAQERGLPNAQVALAWMLAKPVITAPIVGASKPGHLEDAVAAVDVKLTAEEIQRLEEPYQPHPVLGFS, encoded by the coding sequence ATGGACTACGTGCGCTTAGGGGCCTCAGGCCTTACGGTTTCCAGAATCTGCCTCGGCACCATGACCTACGGGCGCCCTACCGACCGGTGGCCCTGGGCCCTGGACGAGGAGCAAAGCCGGCCCTTTATCCAGAAAGCTTTGGAGTTGGGTATCAATTTTTTCGACACGGCCGACGTGTATTCCAACGGGGCCAGCGAGGAAGTCGTGGGCCGGGCCCTGCGCGACTTTGCCCGGCGCGACGAGGTGGTGCTGGCTACCAAAGTGTACAACCCAATGGGCCCGGGGCCCAACCAGAAAGGCCTTTCGCGCAAGCATATCATGAGCGCCATTGATGCCAGCCTGCAGCGCCTGGGCACCGATTACGTGGATCTGTACCAGATTCACCGCTGGGACTACGACACGCCCATCGAAGAAACCCTGGAAGCGCTGCACGACGTGGTAAAGGCCGGCAAGGCCCGCTACATCGGGGCTTCGTCGATGTTTGCCTGGCAGTTTGCCCAGGCGCTCTACCTGGCCGACAAGCACAACTGGACCCGCTTTATCAGCATGCAGCCGCATTACAACCTGGTGTACCGGGAGGAAGAGCGCGAAATGCTGCCCTTGTGCCAGGACCAGAACATCGGCGTGATTCCCTGGTCGCCGCTGGCGCGGGGGCTGCTCACGGGCGGGCGCAGCAAGGAGCGCAACGAAACCGAGCGGGCCCGTACCGATGCCTTCGGCAAAAGCCTCTACGGCCGTGACGACGACTTCACGGTGGCCGACCGGGTAACGGAAATAGCGCAGGAGCGGGGCTTGCCCAACGCTCAGGTGGCCCTGGCCTGGATGCTGGCCAAGCCCGTCATTACGGCTCCCATCGTGGGGGCCAGCAAGCCCGGGCACCTGGAAGATGCCGTGGCGGCTGTAGATGTAAAGCTCACGGCCGAGGAAATTCAGCGCCTGGAAGAGCCGTATCAGCCCCACCCGGTGCTGGGCTTCTCGTAA
- a CDS encoding S41 family peptidase has translation MQRNVLAGLFFLLAGHSAAAQHNSYNITDSVKVYLDKSLDLLQQHALHRARVDWPKLREAAYTRAAGATTYEALTPVYPFLFEQIDDHHGWYSFKGKKYGWQKPAAAYTNTAVLDELKKKPGVRVRRVGKNVGYILLPGNSDFGMSRLNENAQAIRDSICALPGKPVKSWIIDLRLNTGGNMYPMLAGLGTLLGDGTLGGFVEGSAAPGPMWIIRQGNLFLDTTRVSKVQDKCRSPRPNVPIAVLLSGRTASAGEVVAISLVGRPNTRSFGEPSAGYTTANDGHKLPGGAGLTIAESYEVDRNGKAYTDQLRPDVEIIGGDNFATFAADQKIQAALKWLKKVR, from the coding sequence ATGCAGCGTAACGTACTAGCCGGCCTCTTTTTTTTGTTGGCGGGCCACTCCGCCGCGGCTCAGCACAATTCCTATAACATCACCGACAGCGTGAAGGTCTACCTCGATAAGAGTCTGGACTTGCTGCAGCAGCACGCCCTGCACCGGGCCCGAGTCGACTGGCCCAAGCTGCGCGAGGCGGCGTACACCCGCGCGGCCGGGGCCACTACCTACGAGGCCCTGACGCCGGTGTACCCCTTTCTGTTCGAGCAAATTGACGACCACCACGGCTGGTACAGCTTCAAGGGCAAAAAGTACGGCTGGCAGAAACCGGCCGCGGCCTACACCAACACGGCCGTGCTCGACGAGCTCAAGAAGAAACCCGGGGTGCGGGTGCGGCGCGTCGGCAAAAACGTGGGCTATATCCTGCTACCGGGCAATTCAGACTTCGGCATGAGCCGCCTCAATGAAAACGCCCAGGCTATCCGGGACTCCATTTGCGCCCTGCCGGGCAAGCCCGTCAAAAGCTGGATTATTGATCTGCGCCTGAACACCGGCGGCAATATGTACCCGATGCTGGCCGGGCTGGGCACCCTGCTCGGCGATGGTACGCTGGGCGGCTTCGTGGAAGGCAGTGCCGCCCCCGGCCCGATGTGGATTATCCGCCAGGGCAATCTGTTTCTGGATACCACCCGAGTATCCAAGGTCCAGGATAAGTGCCGCAGCCCGCGCCCGAACGTGCCCATTGCGGTGCTGCTGAGCGGGCGCACGGCCAGTGCCGGCGAAGTGGTGGCCATCAGCCTGGTAGGCCGGCCCAACACCCGCAGCTTCGGGGAGCCCTCGGCCGGCTATACCACCGCCAACGACGGCCACAAGCTGCCCGGCGGCGCAGGCCTCACCATCGCCGAATCGTACGAGGTAGACCGCAACGGCAAAGCGTACACCGACCAGCTCCGGCCCGACGTGGAGATTATCGGTGGGGACAACTTTGCTACTTTTGCGGCCGACCAAAAAATTCAGGCGGCCCTGAAATGGCTGAAGAAAGTGCGCTAA